ATTTTGCTATTGGGGTCACATTGTTTTCTGTACCAGAATCACCCAGAACCACACAGCCTCTCTCTCCCAGGGCCTACCCGCCCAGGAGATGGGAAGGTGGTTTGGTTTGGTGCTAAGTTCTCTCTGGGTATCaagtccctgcctccttccccttttgAACTAAGTGCCCCAGACCCCTTTTCTTAAAtggtaggaaaagaagaaagcagaggaaTTGATAATACACGTTTACAGGCTGCACAGTGTTATTTATGAAATGTCCTTCAGTGGATGATTCAGAGCCCTCAAGAGTGGGGGAAGAAATAGCCAGCAGAGAGAGAGGGCTTTCTCTGAGGATTTGAGGATcaagttgttttgtttgtttttcccccctTAGGTGTGAGTGGGTCCAGCAGGAGACATGGCTGCCAAAGTGTTTGAGTCCATCGGCAAGTTCGGCCTGGCCTTAGCCATTGCAGGAGGCGTGGTGAACTCTGCCTTGTATAATGGTAAGGTCACTGCCCTTTGCCAGAGGATTTCTACTGGTCTGCAGAGCCCATGTGACACTCCTATTGGCAGCCGCTGTTTGTGAATGTGTTTGTGACCAAGAGAGCTCACCTACTGCCCTCCTGTGCCATGGGGTTGCCTGGTCATCAGAGCTTCTGTCCTTGTAGCCATAGATTCACTCAGAGCCTTTATTCACAAAGAGCCTTCCAGCCTACTTGGATGTTTCCAGCTGCTCTTGTTAATTTAAAGTCATGCTGCACCCCCCAAATGCTGCAGGAGGGAGCCAGAATTTGGCTGGCCAGCTGAAATGGAGATCTCGTTTGTTCTCTTCTGCCTGTGTTTGGAGCAGCAGGGGCTTTAGACCTTTGGTGACTTTGTCCTGAGTGGGCGCTTTGGTTCTGCTGTGGTTGGGTTGTTCCAGAGCAAATATCTTTGAGATGCACTGCCCAGCTTTTACCAGCGTGGCAGCAGTTCAGGCCGGCTTTTCTTCTGCTTCCgtatgtgacctcaggcaagttgctTCCCCCTCCCTAGGCCTTAGCTTTCTCATTAGTCAGGCAGTGGGGTTGCACTTGTTTTTTGTCTGAGACCTCCTCTAACTTTGATGGTCTCTGACTTGGAAAGCAGCAGTAGATTGACCCACCTTAAATGTGACTCTGACAAGAGGAGGATTACTTTCAGTGGGAAGATAATTTGGACCAACTATAAAGTCCAAAaaagcagagacagaaaacagcGAATCAGAAAAGCCTGCTTGGCTCCTGTGGCACAGGTTTATACTCTGATCTTTTTGGCCACGCCTGCATAGCTGGACAGTAATCACCATCACTAATTCCTCTCTGGATCAACAAGACAGCTCCATAGCCCCTTAAAACCTTAGAGAAACCAGGCTATTGGAAAGAAAGAGTGGGGCCTTCCAAATTTTAGGATTGCCATCGTGTGGGTGCTGCTTCTGGGAACACTGGGTTAAACTGGAACCGGAAAGGGATGTGGTAAGAGTGAAGACCTTGGTGGGTTTGGAAAGAAGTTTGAGGAGGTGATTCCTGGAAATGTGTTGGGTAGGAGTTTGGGGATGGGGTTAATCAGAAAACTAGCAGCCAATTGTTTCAAGGAGAAAGATGCTGAAGATCCTGTGACCAGAGTCCTTGGGAAGACACATGGGACGGCAAGTGGCTTAGTTCTATACCTGTTTAGAAGCCTCTAAAGACCAGAAGTATGGGAAGACAGAGCAGGAGAGGGGAGCCTTAATAAGTAAACAGAAGGCATCAGGGATCTTTTAAACACACGGTCATTTTGGTTAAAGagtgaggggttttttttttctgacccaTCATTATCTTTTGTTCCTAGTGGATGCTGGACATAGAGCTGTCATCTTTGACCGGTTCCGTGGAGTGCAGGATATTGTCGTAGGGGAAGGGACTCACTTCCTCATCCCTTGGGTACAGAAACCAATTATCTTTGACTGCCGCTCTCGACCACGTAACGTGCCAGTGATCACTGGTAGCAAAGGTAAGGCGTGCCTGTGGGTCAGGTCAAGTAGAGAGTGTGGAAAGGGTGCTGTGGGATCCAGAAGGAGTTGAACTTCAGGTAGTAATAATTCCTGGCATATTTTTCCTGAAGAGTTTTATGTggcttcagagaaaaatattcagGCATGCCTCAGGGGTACtgcgggttcagttccagaccaccacggAAAAACAGATACTGTGATAAGGCGACTCACGTGAATTCTTTTGGTTCCCAGCGCACACAGAGGTTCTGTTGACCCTATACTGTAgcctattaagtgtgcagtagcaatatttctaaagaaacaatgtacataccttaatcgAGAAAACTTTATGGCagagaatgaagtaatgccatttgcagcaacatgggaggacctggagattatcatactaagtgcagtaagtcagggaaagacaagtatcatatgatcttacttgtatgtggaatctttaaaaatgatataaatgaactttatgaaacagaagtagactcaccgacatagaaaacgaacttatggtcaccaaaggggagaggaggagggataagttaggagtctgggatcaacagatatacactattatatataaaacagataaacaacaagaacatactgtacagcacaggaaactatattcagtaatttttaataacctataattgaaaagaacctgaaaaggaacgtgcatatgtataactgaatcactttgctatacaccggAAACCAGCagcagtgtaaatcaactatacttcaatttttaaaaaatactttgtggCTAAATATGCTAACCATCCCCTGAGCCTTCAGTGAATTGTAGTAGTAACATCATAGATCGCTGGTCACAGATCACCTTaacaagtataataataatagaaaagtttgaaatagagcaagaatgaccaaaatgtgacacagacatgaagtgagcaaaatgttgggaaaatggcaccaataaatttgcttgatgcagggttgccacaaaccctcAGTTTGTAAAAATGCAGAGTCTTTGAAGCTCAGTAAAACAAGGTGTGCCTGTGTTCTtaagacacacacagagctgtaCACATTTGGAGAAAGTCGCAAAGCTGTCTTTGCAGAGTTACGTAGTGATCCAgttttaaacaaatctcagtaTGCTTCTGCTCCCCTGGTGGACCCTTCCCATTGGTTCTTGGTCCCCAGGGTGACTGGAAGCCGATCTGCAGCTGTCCTGTTTGCCTTCATGGCTGACTTACCCTTTGCCTTCTTCCCAAGGCCTCTGTTTCCAGCCGTGCTGCGCTCACACTGTTATCTCCCAGGCCGAGGCCCACATCCTTGAGGGCAGTCTTGTGTCTGACGCATCACTGGATGCCCAGTTAGAGCCTCACATGAATCACTGTTCTCCCCCACGCTGTGCACAGGGTGCACGGGCAGTGAATGGAACGGCAGGTGCTGGCTCCGCGGCGCTGTGTCTGCAGCAAGAGGAGGGGTGCGTGGATGTTGCTGCTTCTCAGCAGATGTTTGCTTTCTGTGATGGTGCCAGGCTTTGTGTGGGGTCGGGGGGTTGGGTAGGTCAAAGATGGCTAAATTGGGGGCCTCTAGGGGCTCTGTCTAGATAGGGAGATAGACGTGTGAACAGGCAGTTAGCGGGGAGTGGGGTGAGGACAGAGCCAGGGTCGTATGGCGTGTAGGGGAGCAGAGGAACGTGTGGCACTTGAGAGTGAGACGTGCTTTGGGCCGAGGAGGAGAAGGGTCCGTTGGCATTGCCTGGTCTGTCCTGTCACTCTTGGCCAGGGACAGGAAGGAGCCTCCTGTGAAGGCTCTGACTTGCCTACTGCATCAGAGGAAATCAACAGTGGGGTGAGGTTAGTGGAGAACATTCATATTTTAACTTAAAAGCCTAGTCCTAAACTTCCCGCTGCTTTGGGATTTCTCTCTCTACTACTTTGCAGTTGTTCTAAGGATGCATGATGCACCTGTCTACAAAACTTGATAGAAggaggtggagggtatagctcagtggcagaatgcatgcctagcatgcatgaggtcctgggttcaatcctcagcacctccattaaaataataaataaacgtgattgcccccccccgcccacacccccacccctgtgggaaCTTGGAGAGACCAGGGACTGGTGTGTAAACACTTCCCACTTCAGTGCCTGGTTCAGAACTCATCTCATGGGCGCTTGGTCCACGCTGTTGATGGCCGCAAGCAAGCTGTGTGCTGCGTTAGCTGTGAATTGTCAGGGGAAGTTGTTCCTCCCTCCCTGGGTCCTTTGACTGGGCCACGTAATGAGAAGCGGCCTCTAGATGAGCTGATAACCCCTCACATCTGTTGCACATTTGACAGAGTGCTTTTGTATCTGTTTCCTCCTCCAGTTTGTCCCGGCGTGCCTGGAAGGCAGATGCAATCATCCCCATTCTCACAGAGGAGGACATGAGCTGAGATGGACTAAGGCTTAGTGAGGCCACGTAATTAGTCCGCAGCAGAGTTAGGACAGCAGCCAGGCCTGGGACTGCACTGCTTGTCCAGTCCCGAGTGGACTGTTTCCACTGGGCCCACGATAACCTCTCGGGGGCACATTCCTGCCTTGGGCCACATTGACCAGGCCTCGGAAAGGCCTTACCCTAGAGTTCTTGGCATTGGcctgttttcttaaaatattcagtgtTCCAGACATTCCATAGCACCTGTTAGACATATAACCTGAATTTGCTTGTATCAGAGGGCATTCAGGACACACTGAGTAGCTGTCATCACTAGAAACGTTGGAGAAGTTTTTACCTCTGGTGCGCTGCTGGATTCTCTACCAAGGAAACCACGCACATGTGCTCGGCACCCTCTATGATGGGATAATCAGCAACTTATACATTGTAGCAAATTGGGAGTAGGAGAAGTCATAGAAGACTACTGTGGTTTTTATCTTTAACTCCAGCATTTGTCCCCTAAGATTTACAGAATGTCAACATCACCCTGCGCATCCTCTTCCGGCCGGTTGCCAGCCAGCTTCCCCGCATCTTCACTAGCATCGGAGAGGACTATGACGAGCGTGTGCTGCCGTCCATCACGACAGAGATCCTCAAGTCCGTGGTGGTGAGTGAACAGGGCCTCCAGGAGACCGCTGGGTGGCAGGAAGAGCTCGGCGGTGGGTGGTTGGGAGAGGGCTGGGATTCCGCATCCTTGTTATCCTGACTGgctcctctgccctcctctggAATTAGGCTCGCTTTGATGCTGGAGAACTGATCACCCAGAGAGAGCTGGTCTCCAGACAGGTGAGCGATGACCTCACAGAGCGAGCAGCAACCTTTGGGCTCATCCTGGATGACGTGTCCCTGGTAAGAGCCACGGGGAGCCTGTGGAGAGGGGCAGCAGCTGTGTAGGTGCCTGGCTCCACTTCCGGGCAGACACATCCATTCCTAGATGTGAGGCTTGTAAACATCAAACCTTCTTGACAGTGTGAAACAGTCTCTTTGGGTTTGTTTTCAGATGGGGGTTTTTACCTCCCCTGTGCCACAgacatttttcttctgatttttttggCCCTACCCGGGTGGTTCGTAACCAATAGATTTTTCACCTTCCGCAAACTgtttcccagagctccctgggaAGTGACGTCTTGTTAACCCCGTTGGACGCAGGCAGACACTGCCTGGTAGAGACTAGAGCACAGCGTGGGTAGGCTTTCTCCCTCGCACAGACCTCCCAGCCTGAGCCCTGGGAATCTCCTGACACCTGGGGTCTGAAGCTCAGTGAAGCGAGCTCTGGGAGCTCCCCAGGAAAGGTGACAGAGTGTGAGTGAATGGTTCTGTTCCCCGAAGCCTGgtgcagagggagggcagggacgTCTCCGAGGCATAAGCTATCCTCTCgagactggtgtgtgtgtgtgtacgacACCGGATGCCATGATGCAGGCAGCAAGCGGTGCAGGCAGGGTAGCGCTTCAGAGTGAGGAAGGTGAAGGGAAGGGGTCGTGTTTCTGATTCTCCGGGAAAAGTCATTTGGAGTGATTTGTTCGGGTGGTGAGGAAGGTGCTTCCTGTTCAGTTCTGTGCATTGCCCGGGAAAGGCACTGTTTCCCGCTCCGCATCTGTGCAGCTGTTTAAACAGTCCCCGGCACCCAGCTCTAACCCTGGATCCTGCTCCACCCTTGCAGCAACTGCCCGCCCGCAGCGAAGGGCTTGTGGGCTCCCTCTACTGGCGAGACGCCAGGCTGCAGCCACTTGGCTCCTGACCAGAGCCGTTCCTCAGGCTCTCCTGCTTAGTGTTCACCTGAACTCCTCGGCTGTGAGAAGAGGCTAAGTAAAACCTAAGGAGAAGCGTGGCATTTTGCTAGACTTTAACCACATGCTCCATTCCGGGGAAATGCGGGCTGACCACAAGAAACCGTATCTGAGAGGTGTGAGAAGAAAGTTAGATTTTTGTGGGGAATTTGCTGCCCTCAGCTGGCccttttagaaagaaattttattccttaattacacatttcattctcatttctcaGGATTGTATATTCTTCCCCCAAATTCGAACAAGGGTCCAGAAAGGGAGCAGGCAGAGAAGGAAAGCTGCAGTCTAAGAGTTAGgagtgttataaattctgggagACAGTGGACTGGGACTTACTCTGGGAGAAGTTTGGGCTCctcatatgtttttaaaaagcatattggGAGATTGGGAGGATGGGGGAAGAAATGAAACAAGTAGAATTTGATAGCAAAACCAATGCTGTtcactcctttctttcttccttcttaataAAAAGCTAGATGAATAAATTACCCTAGACAAGGCATTGGGGTGCTGAGATCTGCTCTCATTGTTTGCGTTGTCACTATAGATGGTCACTTCGGTGAGGTCTCCGTCACTCACTTTATTAGGGAAGGTGTATGcataacagaattttaaaacttcatcCTAAGCAATAGCTTTACCTGCCTTCCCTTTCTTTTAAACTCTTTACCAGAAGCACTCACACATAGGGAATAGCATGATTTGCAAGATCATGGTTTGGAAATCTCTCTCGTCCTCTTCCTGTTTTGTGGCGGAGGTGCTGTGAGAAAGAAGTGGACTGGTTAATCCATAAGCAGAGAGCATCATGCTCTTGAATCCCTGAGAACCAGCTGCACCTCTCACTCTCAGGCTCAGTTTTCCATCTGACCTTTCTAGGGGCTTCAGACAGGCCATCACAGGACCTTGGAAGAGCGCTAGTCAGTGGTGGGTTCCTGGCACCCACAGGTCTCCTCCCTAGGGAGGTGGTCAGTTGGAGTAGATACCTTCTGGTGCCCATGGGCTGTTTCCTACCTGAGAGGGACAGAAAGATGTACAGGAGCCCGTGGGGTGGCCGAGGATTCCAGGCTGTGGACTCAGTTTGGACGTGGACGTGGAGGTGGAAGGGTGGTCTGGCCTCACGATGCCTCCAGCTGCTGGAGCCATTGCTGGCCGCCCCCTCCGGCAGCTGTGGGACCTCACAGCAGTGCTGTCTAGCAATCACACCGCCTTATCTCGTGCTCACTCTCTCCCCTTAGACGCATCTGACCTTCGGGAAGGAGTTCACAGAAGCGGTAGAAGCCAAGCAGGTGGCTCAGCAGGAAGCGGAGAGGGCCAGATTCGTGGTGGAAAAGGTGAGTGTGCGACCAGATGGCAGGagccccctcccctttctcctgtGCTCGGCCTCCACGTCTGCTGGGTGGCCTGGAAATTCATCATCTGTCATCTCTGCTTCCGGGATCATCAGAAGAGGACTGAAGGGACTGCACTCCTGCAATTGGTTCCAGAGTCTTTGGGGCCTAGTCAGGGATATGTGAAGTTATGTTCCTAAATCACtgaagggtgatttttttttcccacttccctAAGATCAAAAACACTCGCccacaaataaaaatgtttcttctggaatattttcagctTCACTGGGGAAGTCATTTTTAACTGCGGTGACACAGTGAAAGCTGACAGCAAAAAGGATCAAACGTTGCGCCAGATGCGCTATCGTCACTGGGGTTTTTTAAAGCACTAAACCCATCCAGATGTGTCGGGGTGTGCTGGGACAACGTGTATCTGCATAGAGCCTTGTCTTCGGGTCTTTGCAAAGGTGCATTTATTTCTTGTaaccccctctccccagcactaattctCTTGGAGTTGTATTCCTAATCCAAGGCACTTTAGTTCTTAGAATCAGGAAAAGGAAATATATGGCTGGGCATTTAACTTTAGAGACTATAAACTCAGTGTGAatggagacttttttttcctcctttttccgcCTACCTCCAGCACCTCGAACACGTCCAGAACTGCGCCTGGAGATCGGTACCAGGTGCTCGGTAAACATTGGTTGAGTGCGCCGTCCCAGAGCCTCATTGAACAGCTCTGTGTCCATTTCAGAGAGGCTTGCTCCTCTCCTCCCGCGCTTGTGAAGGTCGCGCATCGCAGATAGATACCCTCCTACTGACGAGGGAAGGGGAAGCCTGAGGGAGCTTGTTCTGGGTGCCTGAGTTCCTGGTCAGGAACCAGTTTAGCTCACAAGCAACCTGAGGGAGCGTCACGTGCCTGCTGCTCCTCCTCAGCTGTGCTGACTTCGATGCGTCACTTTGACTTGGGACTGGAGAGAAGGATGAGTCTGAGGACTgattctcccttcctttctctcctgctttcCTTGGCCTGGGATCCTCCTGGCTCAGAGTAAGGTGGCTGGGCTGGGTTGCTGTTAATATTATTAAGGAGTTTGAAATAAGACAGCTATTCATACAGCCAACAGAAACGTGCCCCTACGGTGGTGAGCAGTGGACATTACATGAGAGAGGAGGATTACTAACCCCTTCTGGAGGGGGAGGTAAATGCCCAGAGGTCCTTCAGGACCCAGTGAGGCTGCCTAACCTGGTCCTCTGGAAGCTGTAGCCCACTGTCCAGCGCCCCGAGGTGTGATCTTGGTCCCTCTCTGCCTCCACTCCGTAGGCTGAGCAGCAGAAGAAGGCAGCCATCATCTCTGCGGAGGGCGACTCCAAGGCCGCGGAGCTGATCGCCAACTCGCTCGCCACCGCAGGCGATGGCCTGATCGAGCTGCGCAAGCTGGAGGCCGCAGAGGACATCGCATACCAGCTGTCCCGCTCTCGGAACATCACCTACCTGCCCGCCGGGCAGTCGGTGCTCCTCCAGCTGCCCCAGTGAGGCCCGCCCGCCTGCTCCTCCTGGGGCAGCTGGACCACCGCCCGATGATCCTCCACACCACCTTCCTTCCGCCCCCGCCCCAGAAATCACTGTGAGACTCATGATTGGCTTcaagtgaaggaaataaaagttaGATCACCTCAGATCTGTAATTACTGTATCTAAACTGAAGCTCTTTCATTCTTATTTCCATCCCCCTTTTTATCCCCCTCCCTACCAAAAATTGCCAGGTGCCTCCACAGACCAGCCTGGCTCCCGTCTTCGGCCTGCTGGCTCCCAGCCTAGGTGCTGGCAGTTGGCAGAAGGAAGGCAATGCTGTGTGTGTGACGAGCTGGGAGCACAGCGGGCAGCCGTGTAGCCTCCAACCTGTGGTTTATTCACAGTTGGAGGAAGATGGCACACACAGCTGAGCTGCGAAcacaggcctcagttttctctctgcACAGACCGAGCTGAAGGCAGGTGCTGGGGAGGCGCAGAGGGGAAGCGATCTGTCTCTTGCCATCAGGCTGATTCTCTAACTGTGGGGCCAGCGGAAGCAGGTGTGTACAGACAGCGAGGTTTGAAGAATCTGCCCTGTGAAGGTGGGTGGGCCTGATTTGCTGCCCCCCCCCGGGGTCCTAAGACTGGAATGGACTTGGCTAGTGAGAGAGCAGGCTGGACCGAGATGTGAGTCCTGGAGACTTCCTCTCCGCCTCCCACCTTGGTGTCTCAAATACCCGGTGGAATTCCAGCTTGAAGGATTGCATCCTGCCGGGGCTGCACATGCCTGCCAAGGACATGCGCATCCTGCGTTCCTGGCCCCCTCGTTCAGAGACTGCCCTCCTAGAGGGCTCTGTGCCTGTGCCTTGAAGGAAACAACCACAAGAAGAAAAGAGTTGTGTGTAAACCGCTGTCAATAAATGACACCCAGACCTTCCAGCTCAGTCTTCCGGGTTTGTTTTGTGGGAGTCATGGGATTAGACCAGGACAGTCTGGCACTTTGTGTGTGCACGTGTTTGTATCACCAGCTAAGACAGAATCTCCAGCAAGGCAGAAAATGCTTTGCTTTCAGAAAACACTTCGCGCCGTGTTCTAGCCCCGTCCCCAGCCTGAAATGAATCTCAGTGGTGTCGGGTGAGGTTTGTCGTGACATGGCACGTCTTAGGAGGTGAAGGTGGGTGGGGGTTCGTCAGCTTCCCCCTTGTGGCTTTTGGTGCCACTGCTCACTGGGAGTTGTGGGCCCACCCGCCAAGCAGACAGGAGTGAGCAATCCATACCAAATACACGTGTGCCGGAGCCCTCCGCGCGCTCTGGTTAGACGTCCACATCATTAGCCGGCTTCGGGTGCCCTTCCTGTCGTAGGCTTAAATTGCTTATTCTGCTTTGCTTTGATGAGGAAATGACCTGGCATTTGAAGGGAGGCCAGCTTTATGCATTTTGAATGGTGGGAGGACCTACAATTGAGCAATGATCCACGCAAATCACCCACCCCAAATCCTTTTAGGAATGAAACAGAACGTGCGGTGAGCACTCACATTGACTGCTTTAACCTCTGCTCTCAGGTGAATCCCTGGCTCACCACCTGGCCCACCACCTGGCCAAGGAGAGCGGTCTCTTAAGAGAACTCCGCGGGCTGGTCTCTGACCTGGATTCTGCATTTCCTTCCCCAGAGTGATAGGGCCAGCTGTCAGCTGGGAAAGGTGGGGACGCATGCGCACatttggggtgggctgggggctgagttCTCCCGGTGCTGcgccctgctctcctcccagggcctctctgcagggatctagtcccttcccaccctggtgaGCACTCAGACCAGGGTGTAATGGGCGCCTGACCCTCGGCTGGACCTCTCACCGAAACCTCATTCTCTGTGGTGCTTGGCAGGCCTCCCAGCTAGCCCCCGTCCCCGCCGCCTCCCTGGCGTCGGTCATCCCAAGGTATCACCTCCCGCTTGGGCTTCTTGCTGTAAGAGTAGTGAGGCCTGGTAATGGTGCGGTGCCTGGACTCACAGAGCGCGTGACGCCTGCAGCAGAAAGAGCCTGATTCCTAAACAGCTTCCAGACCATCTTCCCCTcggcctccctccttccctgctgttTACTGCTTTGGACACCCTTGGGGGCGGGAGCAGGAGGCCCCTCTCTTCCCCAGGCCCTTTATAAAAACGCAGTTGTGTTTCATGCCTTTGGCAGGAGCTTGGGTTTCCTACCCAGGTGTCTCTCCCCGGCTTCTGGGTTCCCTCTGCCTTCGGATCAGCCCTTCAGCACAGGCAGGCAGGTTCCTGCTGGTTTCGCCTGTAGCCTCCCCGCCACGACGGTGCCAGGGGCAGCCGGGGGGCCTCCTTCTGCCTTGACTTCCGCCAAGTAATTCTCTTCACAAATGTTCAAGGGCTGTTAACTGGCTAACTAGCCCGAGTCCCCTGATGGCCTCTGGGTTCCTCCAGAAGCTGCCACAATGGGCCTTTATCAGCTTGGGATTCTCTGGGCCCCGATCAAAAGCCCTGTCCTGGCCTGGCCAGGGAGGGGGCTGAGCGGGGAGTATCTTCATCCTTCTGTCCTTTGGTCAGGCTGAATAGCTCCCTTGTTCAGGCTCCGAGGGTCACGGACTAGGAAGGCAGTGGGccctggatggggaggaggagagaaaaaccCTCGAAGGGTTGCTATTTTCCTTAAACTGCTGCTAGTTTTACACAAGTTCTGCCACTGTGGACCGATGGGGGAGGAGCTGTGCTGTCATCCCCGGGCGGGTCGATTTGAAGAACAGCGAGAGACAATGGTAACTTCATACCTGGCTTAGCAAATGTTGTTCTAATTGTTGGTCCGGCCTCGGCAGGGGGACGTGCGGTTAGGACCTCCCCTCAATCTTTGCCATCCGCCAATCTTGTGGGCAAAGTAGCGCACCATGACAGAAAGTAACCTGGGTGAGAAGGTCGCAGGAGGCTGCAACTGATTTCCCTGTCTTTCCTAGGCCTCCTGCTCATCCTGAACACCACTCCAAACTTCATTTTTCTAAAGCAGATCTCATCCTCTTCCTGTTGAAAAACCTTCAGAGGCCACTCCTCCCTGgcttaaagaaggggaaatgtcTCGTCCCGGCATTCAAAGCCTTCCGCCTGCTACCTTTCTAGTCCACCCAACTCTACTTTGCCTTCACCAACCTACCTAGTGGCTCCTGTGGGGTGGGGAGTGTTTGAAAATGCAGATGGAAAGGGGCAGCGGCTCCTGGCATTcggtgctggggaggggaggtggcaggGATGCTATGAGACCTACTTTGTGTGGGACAGACTCTACAACAACAAACTGCCCCCAAAGTAATGCCAGTAACATCCCCCCTTTGGAAATACGCTCCAAACCGAGTTCCTCGCTCTTGTCTGCATGTCCCCCATACTTTCACATCAGCCCCTGTGCGCACAGTGTCACTTCATCCCAGACAGACCTTCCCCCACATTTCCCAGGTCCTGATGTCCCCCATCCTTTGAGTGCTAGCTGAG
This portion of the Vicugna pacos chromosome 16, VicPac4, whole genome shotgun sequence genome encodes:
- the LOC140686128 gene encoding prohibitin 1 yields the protein MAAKVFESIGKFGLALAIAGGVVNSALYNVDAGHRAVIFDRFRGVQDIVVGEGTHFLIPWVQKPIIFDCRSRPRNVPVITGSKDLQNVNITLRILFRPVASQLPRIFTSIGEDYDERVLPSITTEILKSVVARFDAGELITQRELVSRQVSDDLTERAATFGLILDDVSLTHLTFGKEFTEAVEAKQVAQQEAERARFVVEKAEQQKKAAIISAEGDSKAAELIANSLATAGDGLIELRKLEAAEDIAYQLSRSRNITYLPAGQSVLLQLPQ